The following DNA comes from Candidatus Ozemobacteraceae bacterium.
CGATGGATCATGTGAGAATGAGATGAACCGCCTACCAGACCCCGACGCATCGAGGTGGCTTGTGGTAGAATCTTCCCACGTCTGTTGGAAGGAGAGAGCCATGGGTGACCCGCAGAAGCTGTTGACGCTCAAAGAAGCTTCCGAGATCCTGCATGTGAACCCGGAAGTGCTTCGCCGCTGGCTTCGCGGCGGACGTGTGAATGGTGTGAAAGTTGGCAGTGACTGGCGTATCAGCCAGACGGAATTGTCGAATATGCTTCGGCCCGCTCGTTTTGCCTCGGCACCCGTCGTTGACGGCCCGAAGATGTGCATCAAGTCGCCGAAATGGCTCGAGTATTCCGGGCTTCCGAAACAGCTCAACGACGAGATCGGGCCCGAAGCCTGGCCTCTCCTGAAAAAGCTGGTCGAAATCGATTTCGAGAAGGAAGACGATGAAGACCGGCGAATCCCTCTCGATACCGAGGATCTCTCCGAACGCACCGGATATTCGAACCAGATTGTCGAACGGACCCTCGAGCAACTTGCCGACAGACAACTGCTCTCGATCTCAAAACAGCGTGGCGGCTCACGGCATATCGAGATCCTGACGCCACTCCGCACGCCGCGGATGATTCTGGACATCCCGTTCAAAAAGGGCGGGGTGCAGGACGCGCCGTCAAACGCTCTCAAAAACCGGTGCATGCGTCGGTATCTGGAAGCGCCCGCGGGCAGCCGACGCTCGAAAAAATAGCATAAATAATAGAATGCCGACTCTCCAGCCGGGGACTGAAAACTCCGCATTGCTCGGCAGCCGTCGACCCGGATGGGCATTCTGCCTCCTCGCCGTTCTGGCGATCGGCCTCTGGATCGGTCTGATCGGCCGTGAACTGTGGCGCCCCGAGGCGCGCGTCATCTTCAGAGATTCGAACCTGATGGGGCTTCCGAACCTGCAGTATCTCGGAGAAGCCATCCGCGAAAGGTTCATTCCCTGGGTGCATCCCCGCCAGGGCTGCGGCACGCCGTTTCTCGCCGATCCCCAGTCGCAGGCGATGTACCCGCCCGCCTGGCTCTTCGCCCTCTTTCCCGAGGAAGCGGCGTTCAAGCTCCAGCAGTTCGTCCACCTCCTCTTTCTGGGAATGGGATTCGCGCTGCTGGCCTGGTTTCGAGGCGTGCGCGCGGTCGGGGCCATCTGCGCCGGCATCGTCGGCGTCTCGGCCCAGTGCACCCTCGTCCAGCTCGAGTGGCTTCCGACGCTGGCGGGAACCGCCTGGGTGCCCTGGGGGCTGCTCGCGGCGATGTCAGGCGCACCCGGGTGGTGGCTGTTCTGCCTTGCGATGATGATCTTTTCAGGCTACGCCTATCTCTGGGTGATGACGCCCGTCCTCGCGGCGGCCGGAGTCCTTCTTGCCCCGCTGCCGGAGCGTCGCCGGTTCCTGCTGATGGCGCTCCTGCTGCCGGCCGTGACGGCACCCTGCTGGATGGGCTACTTCTCGTTGACCGGAGAAGCGAAGCCTCATGGGCTGACCGGCGACCGGGTGTTCCCCATTACCGGGTTCGAGCCGTGGCACCTGTCGTTTTTCCTGATGCCGCGCGGGATCGCCCCCTACGAATTCGTTCATGCCGACGGCCGCATCAGCTCGTTTCCCGTCGAGTCGGACGTCGCCTGGAGCCTCTTCTGCTACTTCGGGGTCGTTCCCCTGATCCTTGGCCTCTATGCGGCATGCCGCCCGACGAGGGAGCGGGCCGCCGTGGTGTTGATGGGGGCCGGCGGGCTGGCGATGGCGTTCGGTCTCGGATGGCTCGGAAAAATCTCGGTCCCGCTGAACCAGGCGATCCATCATCCTGCCACGTTCATCCAATTGTTCGTCTGGGCCCTGTTGTTCGCATGGCCCGTCGGCTGGCAGCTGCTGGATGATCCCGAGCGGATCCGGATGTCCCGGACGCCTGCGGGAGCATGGCTCTGGTTCGGCCTCGTCGCGGCGGTCGCGGTCGCCGGTCATTTCCACCTGTCGGGACGGGCGCTCGAAGATGCGGCATCGACCTACTGGAACCAGTCGTTCAGGGTAGGCTGGCTTGGCTGGTTGATCGCCGGCGTCACCGCCGTTCTCGCCTGGGAATCGGCCAGGCTGCGGCTCGCCGCCGCCGGTCTGCTCGCGGTCGCGCTCGTCGACGTGTTCCTCTTCCTGCCGATGGTTTTGCCTATCACCGATTCTGCGCCGGTTTCGACACGAATCACGGAGGGAATTGACGGGAGTTCCGGCAGACTGCGCCTTCAGAATGACTACGTCGACCGGTATCTCGACAAGGAACATCTGGCGCAGGCGAAGGTCGACGAGCATCTCAGGTGGAGCGTCAGCGTCGGGTATCCGAACCTGTTTTCCCGCTTCGGGATATACCAGATGGATGTCTACAATCCGCCGTTCATCCATGACACGCTCGTTCAGTGGACGGCGAGACTCGATGCGGCTTCCGGAACGGCCGAGGTCGAAGCGCTGAGGAGATTGTCCGGTGTAAGATATATAATGACGACGATAGATATGTCGGCCTACGGCTGGAGAGAGGTCGCGGTGAGACCCGCGCCTGTCGGGAGCTGGACGGCGAGGCTGTATGATGCCGGTCCCGCGCCGGGAGCCGTTGTCATGAGTCGAACCGCCCTGGAGAACCTCGATGCGGGCCGGTCGCCCGCGTCTTCCGATCTCGTGCCCGTCGATCTGCGCTGGCAAAAACAGGATGCAGCGGCAGTGCTTCCGGCCGGCGACGCGCTTCCGGCTGAAGCCGTGCTGTTCGTGCCGGTGACTCCCTGGGTCGGATGGCGCCTCTTCCTCGACGACGGCCTCGTTTCGCCGATCGCCCGGGGAGACCGGTTCGGGCTGGCCGTTTCCCTCCCCGCCGGAGTTCGTGCGGTCCGGCTGCAGTTCCGGCAACCCTGGGCATACCACGCCCTCTTCGCGATGTTCCTCGGCATCGCCGGTGCCTGGGTCGCGTGCAGACGGGAAATGGGAAATTTCGTCACGAACGGATGATATGACGCGAAAAGGTGTATACTCCCGACAACATTCCCTTCTAAGGAGCAGAGCATGTCCGTTGACAAGCAGATCCTCGAGAAGATCTCCACGTATTCCGAGTATGCGATCCACCTCCAGCGCGGTCTTGTCGCGCACCCGGCCGTCTGTCCCGAGAACGGCGGCGAAGGCGAGCTGGCCAAGGCCGAATGGCTCCAGGGCGAACTCGCGAAACTGAAGTTCGACGAGATCAAGCGGTACGACGCCCCCCACGCGAAGGCGAAGGGCGGGGTGCGGCCGAACATCGTCGCCCGCTATAAGGGGACGAAGTCCGACCGGACGTTCTGGATCATGACCCACCTCGACGTCGTCCCGCCCGGCGAACGTTCTCTCTGGAACACCGATCCCTACCAGCTTCATATCGACGGCAACAAGCTGTACGGGCGCGGCACCGAGGATAATCATCAGGGGCTGGTCGCCAGCCTGCTGTGCGTGCGCGCCCTCATGGAGTGCGGCGTGCGCATGCCGTTCGACGTCGCCCTCCTGTTCAACGCCGACGAAGAGACCGGCAGCGAATACGGCGCGCATTACATGGCCGAGAAACACCCGGACGTCTTCGGCAAGAACGACATGTTCATCGTCCCCGACGGGGGCGCCGCCGACGCCTCGCTCGTCGAGATCGCCGAAAAGTCCATCTGGTGGCAAAAAATCCGCACCCAGGGCAAACAGTGCCACGCCTCGATGCCGCATCTCGGCCGCAACGCGTTCCGCGCCGCGAGCGAGTTCGTCGTGAAGCTCGGCAGCCTGTACAAGACGTTCAAGGCGAAGGACAAGCTGTTCGATCCGCCGATGAGCACCTTCGAGCCGACCAAGAAGGAAGCCAACGTGCCCAACGTCAACACCCTGCCCGGCGACGACGTGTTCTATCTCGATTCCCGCATACTGCCCCAGTATCCGCTGGCCCAGGTCGAGGCAGAGATCAAACGGCTCGCCGCAGAGATCGAGAAGAAGTTCGACGTGAAGATCAGCTTCGAAGACCTCCAGCGCGCCGAGGCGGCTCCGCCGACTCCGGTCGACGCGGCGATCGTCGGCGCCATGATCAAGTCGGTCAAGAAGATCTACAAGGGCGCGAAGCCGAAGGCGAAGGGAATCGGCGGCGGCACGGTCGCGGCCGTGTTCCGCAAGATGAATCTGCCTGCCGTCGTCTACTCGAAACAGGACGAGACGGCTCACATGCCGAACGAATACTGTATCCTCGACAATCTGATCGGCGACGCCAAGGTGTTCGCCCTCACCATGCTCGAGATGGAAAAATAGTTTCAAACATACAGAACCGGCCCGTCGCTCGAATGACGGGCCGGTTCGTTCGTACTCTCGGTATGGGCCTCATCCGGAGAATATCTTCGTCGATCGCCTGTGAAGCCCTTGGAGCAATGGACGAAAAGAACGACCCCGAGCCTGGCAGGCGCGGAGCCGTACGAGAGGAGCCGCCGGGCAGGCGCGCCCGGCGGGCTCGGGAATCAATCGAGAGACTGGCTCAGAGAGTCGGCGAATGCTTTGAGAGCTTCGAACCCGGCCGGGATGATGCCGGCTTCCTGTTTCGGATTCGGCGTGGCCTGGATGGTGATGAATTTGATGAAATCGGCCAGCGCCAGCTTTGCCGTCTCCGGATCGCCGGCTTCGTAGGCGATCCGAATCGCGTCGATGTGGTCCTGCGTGGCCTGGCAGATGCCGTGGTTTTTGAACCAGTCGGCGTTGAGAGGCATATCGAAAGAGATGGGGGGGACGACGGTGACGTTCAGCTCGGCGGTTTTATTGGCGACTCTGCAGGTCACAACGCCTTTCCAGACCGTTGCGGGAGCCGAGAATGCGGTGCCGGAGACGTATGAACCGGTCCAGATGATGGCCAGCGTCACGCGACCGGTGGTGCCGTCGGGGCGTGTGGCGGTCACTGCAACCGATCCCAGGTCGAACACCTGGTTCGTTTTGAGGGTGACGGCCGCCGGATCGAGAGAGATCGAAACGGCGGTGATGTTCAGGGTGAGAGCATCGACAAAGGATTTCAGCTTCTGATACGTCTCTTCGGGAATACCCTTCAGGTGCTGGGCTTCAAGATAGCCGGCGAACTCTTGCAACGCCGTGAGAGCCGTGTCGTAGGCTTCCTGATCGTAGGCGGTCACGACCGCGTTGAAGTGGGCCTGACAGCTGTTGCGCAGGTTCTCCTTGATGAACGGCAGCGCGGCGATGTCTATCCCGTAGGCCACGATTCGATCAACGCCGGTCTCTTTGGGAGCGGCTGTACCGGCAGCCATGACGAAAGAACCGTTTTCCGAAATGCTGGAAGCGACCGGGGAAACGCCGTTGCCTCCCTGGCCGCAACCGGTCAGGGTGCAAGCGATGCATACGAGCACAAGGGCATTGAAAAAACGCTGAAATTTCATGAAATCCTCCAAAAGACAGGTTGAATGCTCTCGGCAAGGCAAGCAAACATCGTGCCAAGTAAATGTATCGACATCTTCAGAACAGTTCTGCAGGACTGCCAAATTCTAGGCGTCTCCTTGCCGAAATCCTGTTGTGCCTTCATCAAGATTGGGTTTCCAAAGATTGTGTAATCCGGTCATCGGCCACTGATCGCCGTGCCCCGAATCTCATCATGCCTTTCTGGTGATGTTGGCCGAGAGAGGTGTATCACGAAAGGGGACACGCAATTGCCTTTTGGTGCGCAGGAAGCCCTAGCGGCAGTTCGGAAAAAGTTGCCGGGTGAGCTGGAAGGCGTTTTTCACGGGCTGAAGCTTATCGAGAATCAGGCCTTCGGTGGCGGCGGCGGATTGAAATATCTTCGGATCGAGCCAGGCGCCGGTGAAATCGACCTTTCGCAGACGTGCCTTGTCAAATCTCGTGCGATCGAGAATCGCGCCCTTGAACGACGCGCCGTCGAGAGTGGCGCCCCTGAAATCGGCGTATGTCATGCAGCTGTCATCGAAGCGGGTGCCGACCAGGCGGGCCTTTCGGAAATTGATGCCCGCAAAATAGTACCCCCGCAGATCCATGCCGGAAAGGTCGGTCCCTTCAAACGTTTCCCAGGCGACGGGCTTGTTGCGGACCTGTGTGTTCCAGTAGTCGCGGCCTCGGCTGAGAAGTTCAAGGTTCTTGCTGATCTCCGACCGGGTGGCCAGCCATTGTTGTAGATTATATTTAACAATATCATACCCAGCCGCAGAGATGAAAAAGACCGTGACGGCCGCCACGAACAGGCTGGCTTCCACGCCGTCCGGCGGCTTTCCCTGGGACACCTTGCCATTGGTGGCCATGACCACGGCCAGGAAGCCGCGCCAGAAGTCCATGATGGTCAGAGCCATCAGAGTGAATCCGACGCCATAGATATCCAAGAAGTCGCCGGGGGGTAAGTCCAGAAGCCTTTGAAGAAAGAGCATCAGTGGAAAGGCGAGGACGCTGAAGAGGACGACGAAGAACAATCCGCGCATAATCAGCTTCAACCCGTAGAAAAAGGTTCGGACGGGGGTGTTGATTTCACGGGCGGGTTCGGCGATCGGCACCAGTCGGTCGAGCCACTTGAACAGTTTGATGTTCATCGTAATCCCCTTTGAACTCAGAAGAAGAAGGAACGATGCAGGACTAAGCCCGGCAGACGCAAATGCATCGATATATAAATAATGAAATATATAAAATTCATCGCCGTCGGCTCCGAGAGAAAGCCTGGCTGGAGCTCGTCTGAAGATATCTCGAGTTTCGTTATTTGAGTTCGCCCGTGATCTCGAATTGCCCGACCGGAACGTCGAACAACAGGACTTTTGTCGGTTTTTCCATCTTCAAAACGGGGAAAAGATTTGATTTCTTGAGCGCAATTCCGAATGCTTTCAACTTTTCCGACGTCTGAGCGTAGCCTTTGATGGAAATTTTCCGGTCCAAATCAACCCTCACATGGGTAAACCAGACGCCATTGCTGGGATCAAGACCTGACTTCCTCGTAACGCCGGGGGTGAAGGAGCTGTGAGTGAAAAGCGTCGCCCATTCCTCGTTTGGAAATCTGGAAGGAGATTCGGGAGCTGGATTGGGAAATGAGATTTTCCCCAGGAGGATGGAAGAAAGAATCGGTTTGCCAAAGGAGGGGTCGGTTTCGGCCGAAACGGAAATGAACATCGAGCGAAATCCGAAGGCGCTTTCTTCCAAGATTCTGAAAACGACAGGAATTTGGTCGTCGATGGACGAAAAACCTGCCTCCAGCGGATAAGAGGTTTGTTCGCCGTCCTTGAGGGGAGGTGAAACCCTGAGATCCATGAGCCGCAGGTTTGCGCCATCGATTTTTGAGAACACCCCCCGCATGTGTCGCCAGAAACTGCTGGTTTCTCCGGAGCTCTCGATTTGGCCCGAAATGACGGGAATTTGAAATGTGAAGCTGACGACTCGAGCTCGTTGAAAAACCGATAAAGCCATCTTGGAGGAATTCGGGGCAAAAGCAGTTGCAATTTCTGAAAGGCGGGGCCAATCAATGGCATAGCCGGTCACGCTTGCCGAGCCTTCCTGGTCTGTCTGAACCGTCGTGAACCAGCCTTTGGCATCGGATGGCGGCTGCTCGCCTTTCTTGAACGGAGGATTGAACCCGCCGTACTCCAATATCCGGGAAAACAGAGCAAAAGAGAAATGGTCTTCTGGCTTCAATGGCTTCTCTTGAACATGTTCCAACACGATCATTCCCGACAGAAGAACGCTTTTCTGAGGATCGTTTTGTTGGCCTGCATCGGCTTTCAGGGATTTGATCCTGAAAGATTGCTCGCCGAGCTCGGCTTTGGCGCATTTTTCCAAGAGCGATTTTGTTTCGTCGGGATCCAGTTCGGTGAAACCGAGTTCGATCTTGGCAGAACCGCCTGAATCCGGCTTTAGAAGCACCTTCCCTGGAAATGAATCCGCAATCAGTTGTACTGCCTTGATTCGTTCGGTGTTTTGACAGTGCCCCGAATGCGGAAACATGAAGACGAGTGACAACGCGATACAAAGGAACCACGTTTTTCTTGTCATTGTTTCCTGCCTTTCTCCCGGCTTTTCCGCTGCATGAATGTTTCTTCGCTCTTCTCGGACCGCCATCTCTTTTTCACGATTCTGTATTCCTCCGCAACACAAGCCATTTCGACGTCCCCGTTCACGATGAGCCTGTCGAAGGGCGAGAAGCTCTCGTCTCCTTTGTCATCCTCAGGAATGGCTTCGACAAGCTCGGGGCGAAGGGCTGATTTTCCTTCTGGAAAACACAATAATATCTATCATGCCTGGGGATGTCGGGGCCAGAGAATAGTTGCGGCTGACGGACGACCGTGCCAGCCTCTCAAATGATGCGGTTTGCGGCGGTTTCGACGCTCAGCTTCGTCGAAAAAGGCAACGTGGAATCCCAGCTTCTCATCGAAGGCCGCCTCGGGTATCATCAGAACGGCTCATCGTGGTTTGGCGTGCCTGGGTGACCGCTTGGGATTTCTGTATCTTGCCAGGCGATGCCCTGAATTCCCGAGGAATCCGAGACTTCCGGGGGAGTTGGTCGAAGTTCACCATTGCTCCTCGTCACACGGTACACGACAATCGCTTGCATGCTCGATACCGTTCGTGCTGAGGCTGTCGAAGCACGAATGCTCTCGCCCTTCGACAGGCTCAGGGCGAACGGGGGCACCTGGTGATGCGGATACTATACATATTGCTCGTGATACTTGTCGCCTGATATATGAGACGCATGGTGAAGCATGCGGCGGAAAGGAAATGCCATGGATACGAATCGTACGGTTGGGGGGATCATGGTTCTCGCTCTTGGGTGCTGGCTGGCGATCTTCTTTTCGGTGACCCTTCTCGGCGCGGGGTTGACGCTCCTGAATCAAGTCAAGGGGAATCCCAACCAGGACTTCATGGGGACGGGCGTTGACATGAGTGGGTTCCTGAAGGCCGTTTCCATGTGGGGGCGGCGTGGAGTGAACATCGCGGAATCTCCGGACATCGGAGCTGTCGACGCGCTCTTACGGATCATATTGGGTGTCAGCTGTGCCTGGTTTGGATCAATGATCCTGGCTTTGGATTCCTTGGAGAAGCGCCCCCAGGCATGGTACGTGAAGATCGCGTTCCCCGTCTTTCTTGCAGGTTTCTTCCTCTCCCCGTCGTTCCGGGCCACCCTTCGATTCCTTTGGGAGATCCGGGGCCATCTGGCTGGAATCTTCTCGCTGACGCTCTATCCTGTCTTGTACCTGGCCGGCCTTGGACTGGCGTGGCGGATGGTCGAACGCGCGGGGAGTGCCGTCATCCCGTATTTCAAACGATGAGTCGTCCTTCTGCCGGGAGCGGGATGCGTGTTCAGACGTTCGACGGAGTGTCCGTCGAGAGATGAAAATAATAAATCATAAAGGATATAACATCTGATATATGCGAGCCGGAGGCGGTTTCGTCGGAGAGGACGATGCCGTCGAAACCCGCGGTGAAAATGTCATGAAGATGCACGATCTCGCTTCTCGAGGGCAGGGGGGAGGCGGCCATCGAGCCGAGCACTTCACCCGCCAGTATTTTCGGCTTGTGCAAACGTGAAAATGCTGCGATATATTTTGCCTGAAGGCGGCCCAGGTAGCGCAGATCCGCTTCGGCGCCGAGATCGCCGCGGCAGAGCCAGGTTTCGTCGAACAGGGCGTCGATCTCCGCGAGCCGATCGAGGGCCGCGGGACGTTCGATCTTCGCGATCAACCTGCGGTTTCCAAGAAGGGGCCTGAACAGGCCGGCTTCGCTCCCGTCGAGGACGAACGAGACCGCGTATTCCACGAAGGGAAATTCGTTTCCGATTCGGATTGCTTCGGTATCGCGCGGAGAAAGCCGGACCAGTTCGTAGACGCGGTTCTCGCAGTTGAAGCCCTTGTTCGAGCTGAGCGGCCCCGACCGGACGCAGTCGGCTTCGAACGAGCCGGGGCCGTTCCGGCCGGTGATGCGCAGAATGACCCTGCGGTCGTTCAGATGCACCACGTCGCCGACGGCGGTCTTTTCGAACACGCTCTCGTGTGGGACGGGAATGACGGCCGGTGCGTCGGAGGCATCGGCAAGCCTCAATTCGACCCGTGCCGGAACGCCGGAGACCTCGGGATACCGGCCGATGCGCACCTTGGCGCCCTGCAGGTCGAGAACGACCGGCAGCACACGCCCGGTGTCGTGGAAAACACGTCCGATTCCGGACAGGCTTTCCCTGAGCCGGTCGCCCGACATGTGCGAGGTGTTCAGCCGGAACCGCGTCGCGACGCGCCCGAGAGCGGCCACCATCTCGGGAGAGGACGATGCGGGGCCGATCGTGAGGATGCGTTCGGCGTCGGACGGGTTACGCATGTTCCGCTTCCGGCGCCGGCGCGGGTCCGGCGGCCAGAACGGTGGCGGCCTGGACCCGGTACAGCATTAGGGAGCCGACGATGTAGCAGGCGATGAGCAGATACTGGACCGCCGTGAGACCGACGAGGTTCAGAAACGTCCCTTGCAACCAGGCGATCGCCGTGAGGCCGGCCCAGGCGGTGAGCGTGTTGAGGCTGCCGAACACCGTCTTGTTCTGGGCCTGCGGAAACATCTCGGGCAGGGTGATGACCATCGCCATGCAGTAGATGCGATCGAGGATCATGAACAGGGTGATTAGGGCCAGCGCCGCCCCGTAGGGCAGGTCGCCGGTGATGAAGACGGGAAAAATGACGCCTGAAGCCACGAGGCTGCCTGTGAAGGTGAGCGCATGGCCGAGCCTGTTCCGGATGGCGGGAACGACGAAGTTGATCACCGCTTCCCCGAGGCCGATCGCGAACAGCGCCTTGCTGATGCTCGCCAGATCGAGTCTGTAGTGGGTGATGAACCAGATGCCCGCGACGCAGTAGAAGCCGAAATAGCACATTCTATTTATTGTGAATCCGATATAATACTCGGCCGCCTTCGGAATGCGGAACGCCTTGACGTAGTCCATGAGCATGCCGCCGACCGAGAGCGGTTTCTTCTCCTCGCTGTCTCTGGAACGGAGCGACAGGACGAGAACGACCCCGGCGACGGCCATGATGGCGCCGAACAGCCAGAAGGAATACTGCCACGAGAGGGCGGGGGCGGCCGCGCCCGGCGACGCCTCGGCGGGCAGGACGGTCCGGGCGGAAACGGCGTGGGCCGTGAGCATCCCGACCAGCGGCACGCCGAGGGCCGTCGCCAGGGGCCGCGCCGACATCAGAACGGCCATCATCGCCTGATAGTGGCTTTTCGGCACCCCGTAGAAGGTGATCCACCACATGCAGGCCGCGATGGTACCCGACGAAAGACCGAACACGAGCCGTGAGAGCTGGGCGAGCATCATCGAGTTCGTCGAGAGGAAAACGGCAAGGCCTGCCAGCAGGCCGCTGGTCGCCGTCGCGAGCAGGGTCGGCACCCGGAACCGAGTCGTCAGGGCCGGTCCCAGCAGGACGCCGGTCACGGTGCCGATCGTCGCCCAGGAGATCAGCAGCAGCACCCGGTTCATCACGACCCCGAAGTGCCTCGAGAGTTCGGCGACCATCGGGGAGATCGCGCTGTCGATCGTCGAAAAGCCGAAGATCAGCAGAAACGACGAGACGACGACGAGATGGTTCTTCACGAAACCCGTTCCTTCACGGCAAGATCGAGGGCGTCGACCTCGCGACGGTCGGCTGCGAACACGGCGATGCCCGCCTTGCCGCCGTCGGGGGGCAGGACGATGACCGCCCCGGCGTCGCGGGCCGCGGGGGCGATCAACAGGGACGCCGCCCGCTTCGACAGTTTGCCCGAAAGGGCCGCGTGCAGACCGGCGAACGTTGCGTACTCCTCACGGACGGGGAGCGTTGCGAGGAACCGGACGTGGAGGGTGCCGCGGGAAAGCCCGGTGAGACGCGTTCCCAGGTCGATCAGGTGCGAAAAGCCGTTGTGCCTGAAGTTCGACTCGATCAGCACGGCTCGCCTCACCCCGTCTCCGTTGCGAACGATGCCCCAGTCGAGGTTGAGATACCCGCGGGCGCCCAGCTGGTAGGCGGCCCGGCCGAACGCCAGGCTTTCCGCGCGCACCTGGTCCGC
Coding sequences within:
- a CDS encoding MFS transporter; the encoded protein is MKNHLVVVSSFLLIFGFSTIDSAISPMVAELSRHFGVVMNRVLLLISWATIGTVTGVLLGPALTTRFRVPTLLATATSGLLAGLAVFLSTNSMMLAQLSRLVFGLSSGTIAACMWWITFYGVPKSHYQAMMAVLMSARPLATALGVPLVGMLTAHAVSARTVLPAEASPGAAAPALSWQYSFWLFGAIMAVAGVVLVLSLRSRDSEEKKPLSVGGMLMDYVKAFRIPKAAEYYIGFTINRMCYFGFYCVAGIWFITHYRLDLASISKALFAIGLGEAVINFVVPAIRNRLGHALTFTGSLVASGVIFPVFITGDLPYGAALALITLFMILDRIYCMAMVITLPEMFPQAQNKTVFGSLNTLTAWAGLTAIAWLQGTFLNLVGLTAVQYLLIACYIVGSLMLYRVQAATVLAAGPAPAPEAEHA
- a CDS encoding pyruvate kinase, yielding MRNPSDAERILTIGPASSSPEMVAALGRVATRFRLNTSHMSGDRLRESLSGIGRVFHDTGRVLPVVLDLQGAKVRIGRYPEVSGVPARVELRLADASDAPAVIPVPHESVFEKTAVGDVVHLNDRRVILRITGRNGPGSFEADCVRSGPLSSNKGFNCENRVYELVRLSPRDTEAIRIGNEFPFVEYAVSFVLDGSEAGLFRPLLGNRRLIAKIERPAALDRLAEIDALFDETWLCRGDLGAEADLRYLGRLQAKYIAAFSRLHKPKILAGEVLGSMAASPLPSRSEIVHLHDIFTAGFDGIVLSDETASGSHISDVISFMIYYFHLSTDTPSNV
- a CDS encoding M20 family metallo-hydrolase; amino-acid sequence: MSVDKQILEKISTYSEYAIHLQRGLVAHPAVCPENGGEGELAKAEWLQGELAKLKFDEIKRYDAPHAKAKGGVRPNIVARYKGTKSDRTFWIMTHLDVVPPGERSLWNTDPYQLHIDGNKLYGRGTEDNHQGLVASLLCVRALMECGVRMPFDVALLFNADEETGSEYGAHYMAEKHPDVFGKNDMFIVPDGGAADASLVEIAEKSIWWQKIRTQGKQCHASMPHLGRNAFRAASEFVVKLGSLYKTFKAKDKLFDPPMSTFEPTKKEANVPNVNTLPGDDVFYLDSRILPQYPLAQVEAEIKRLAAEIEKKFDVKISFEDLQRAEAAPPTPVDAAIVGAMIKSVKKIYKGAKPKAKGIGGGTVAAVFRKMNLPAVVYSKQDETAHMPNEYCILDNLIGDAKVFALTMLEMEK
- a CDS encoding helix-turn-helix domain-containing protein, with protein sequence MGDPQKLLTLKEASEILHVNPEVLRRWLRGGRVNGVKVGSDWRISQTELSNMLRPARFASAPVVDGPKMCIKSPKWLEYSGLPKQLNDEIGPEAWPLLKKLVEIDFEKEDDEDRRIPLDTEDLSERTGYSNQIVERTLEQLADRQLLSISKQRGGSRHIEILTPLRTPRMILDIPFKKGGVQDAPSNALKNRCMRRYLEAPAGSRRSKK
- a CDS encoding pentapeptide repeat-containing protein — its product is MNIKLFKWLDRLVPIAEPAREINTPVRTFFYGLKLIMRGLFFVVLFSVLAFPLMLFLQRLLDLPPGDFLDIYGVGFTLMALTIMDFWRGFLAVVMATNGKVSQGKPPDGVEASLFVAAVTVFFISAAGYDIVKYNLQQWLATRSEISKNLELLSRGRDYWNTQVRNKPVAWETFEGTDLSGMDLRGYYFAGINFRKARLVGTRFDDSCMTYADFRGATLDGASFKGAILDRTRFDKARLRKVDFTGAWLDPKIFQSAAATEGLILDKLQPVKNAFQLTRQLFPNCR